A genomic stretch from Pontivivens ytuae includes:
- the cobM gene encoding precorrin-4 C(11)-methyltransferase, translating to MTVHFIGAGPGAPDLLTLRGRDLIASCPVCLYAGSLVPEEILAHCPADARIVNTAPLDLDAIVAECKAATEAGQDVARLHSGDLSVWSAMGEQLRRLRAEGIPVSVTPGVPSFAAAAAALGAELTLPGLAQSVVLTRTPGRASRMPEGESLTNFAATGATLAIHLSIHNLATVVADLTPAYGADCPVAVVYRATWPDQRIVRATLATIEGAMDAGIERTALILVGPALSGEGFDESCLYAPDYDRRFRPRSATGASDA from the coding sequence ATGACCGTTCACTTCATCGGCGCCGGGCCCGGCGCACCGGACCTTCTGACGCTGCGCGGGCGCGACTTGATCGCGTCCTGCCCTGTCTGCCTCTATGCCGGATCGCTGGTGCCCGAGGAGATCCTCGCCCACTGCCCCGCCGACGCGCGGATCGTGAACACGGCACCGCTCGACCTCGACGCCATCGTGGCGGAGTGCAAGGCGGCGACCGAGGCCGGGCAGGACGTCGCCCGGCTCCACTCCGGCGACCTCTCCGTCTGGTCCGCGATGGGCGAGCAACTGCGCCGCCTGCGGGCCGAAGGCATCCCGGTGTCAGTGACGCCCGGCGTGCCCTCGTTCGCCGCCGCGGCGGCCGCGCTGGGGGCGGAACTCACGCTGCCCGGCCTCGCGCAATCGGTGGTGCTGACGCGCACGCCGGGCCGCGCCTCCCGCATGCCGGAGGGGGAGAGCCTGACGAACTTCGCGGCGACGGGGGCGACGCTCGCCATTCATCTGTCGATCCACAACCTCGCGACCGTCGTCGCCGACCTGACGCCCGCCTACGGTGCCGACTGTCCGGTGGCCGTCGTCTACCGCGCGACCTGGCCCGATCAGCGGATCGTGCGGGCGACGCTCGCGACCATCGAGGGCGCCATGGATGCGGGCATCGAGCGGACCGCCCTGATCCTCGTGGGCCCAGCGCTGAGCGGCGAAGGCTTCGACGAGAGCTGCCTCTACGCCCCCGACTACGACCGCCGGTTCCGGCCGCGCAGCGCGACGGGGGCGAGCGATGCGTAA
- a CDS encoding cobalamin biosynthesis protein yields MIVAGFGFRGAATRASLEQALAAAGGPPIDLLAAPEDKADAACLTDLAAALGLPVCSIDAATLAAIDTPTQAERVLAARGTGSVAEAAALAAAGPGATLISARRISADRLATCAIASGDPR; encoded by the coding sequence ATGATCGTAGCCGGCTTCGGATTTCGCGGGGCGGCGACGCGGGCCTCGCTGGAGCAGGCGCTCGCAGCGGCGGGCGGGCCGCCTATCGACCTGCTCGCGGCCCCGGAGGACAAGGCGGACGCCGCCTGCCTCACCGACCTCGCTGCCGCATTAGGCCTGCCGGTGTGCAGCATCGACGCCGCGACGCTCGCGGCCATCGACACACCGACGCAGGCCGAGCGCGTGCTGGCAGCCCGCGGCACCGGCAGCGTGGCGGAGGCCGCGGCACTGGCCGCCGCTGGTCCTGGCGCAACGCTCATCAGCGCCCGCCGGATCTCCGCCGACCGGCTCGCCACCTGCGCCATCGCTTCAGGAGACCCCAGATGA
- a CDS encoding cobyrinate a,c-diamide synthase — protein sequence MRNPPGLLVSAPGSGTGKTTVMLGLLRALAEDGLTVQPFKSGPDYIDPAFHRAAAGRDSFNLDTWSMMPGLLDTIAGAAQAADIVVAEGSMGLYDGVATDGETGRGSSAELALRMGWPVVLVLDVGGQAQSAAAVALGFQRYHPELPFAGVILNRVASPRHERLIRLGMEEAGLTVLGALPRRGDLTLPERHLGLIQAVEHPELDAAIETYATFLREHVDLAAIRAAATGGDRALTAGTLPKPPAQRIALAQDAAFSFTYPHLLEGWRQAGAELLPFSPLADEAPDAQADLVWLPGGYPELHAGRLAAATTFRAALRSHAETKPVHGECGGYMAMGAALIDKEGVRHEMAGLLGLVTSYEKRKFHLGYRHATLQAPLPGFAAGATLRGHEFHYSTILDQPDAPLAEVRDANGDVVPETGSRRGQATGTFFHLIAEATS from the coding sequence ATGCGTAACCCGCCGGGCCTCCTCGTCTCGGCCCCCGGCTCGGGGACGGGCAAGACGACGGTGATGCTGGGCCTCCTCCGCGCCTTGGCGGAGGACGGCCTCACTGTGCAGCCGTTCAAGAGCGGGCCGGACTACATCGACCCCGCCTTCCACCGCGCGGCGGCGGGCCGGGACTCGTTCAACCTCGACACCTGGTCGATGATGCCCGGCCTGCTCGACACCATCGCGGGTGCGGCTCAGGCCGCGGATATCGTGGTCGCGGAAGGGTCCATGGGCCTCTATGACGGCGTCGCGACGGACGGGGAGACCGGGCGCGGCTCCAGCGCGGAGCTTGCCCTGCGCATGGGATGGCCCGTGGTGCTGGTCCTCGATGTCGGCGGGCAGGCACAGTCGGCGGCCGCCGTCGCACTCGGCTTTCAGCGCTACCACCCCGAACTGCCCTTCGCCGGCGTCATCCTCAACCGCGTCGCGAGCCCGCGGCACGAGCGGCTGATCCGGCTGGGGATGGAGGAGGCGGGCCTCACCGTGCTCGGCGCCCTGCCGCGGCGCGGCGACCTCACGCTGCCCGAGCGGCATCTCGGCCTGATCCAGGCGGTGGAGCATCCGGAGCTCGACGCCGCGATCGAGACCTATGCGACTTTCCTGCGCGAGCATGTCGACCTCGCCGCGATCCGTGCGGCAGCGACGGGCGGTGACCGGGCGCTGACCGCAGGCACGCTCCCGAAGCCACCGGCCCAGCGGATCGCGCTGGCTCAGGATGCGGCGTTCTCCTTCACCTATCCGCATCTCTTGGAGGGCTGGCGGCAGGCGGGGGCGGAGCTCCTGCCCTTCTCCCCCCTCGCCGACGAAGCGCCAGACGCGCAGGCCGATCTCGTCTGGCTGCCCGGCGGCTATCCGGAGCTCCACGCCGGACGGCTCGCCGCTGCCACGACCTTCCGCGCCGCGCTGCGCAGCCATGCCGAGACGAAGCCCGTCCATGGCGAGTGCGGCGGCTACATGGCGATGGGTGCGGCGCTGATCGACAAGGAGGGCGTGCGGCACGAGATGGCGGGGCTGCTCGGCCTCGTCACCAGCTACGAGAAGCGCAAGTTCCATCTCGGCTACCGTCACGCGACACTGCAGGCGCCGCTGCCGGGCTTCGCCGCCGGAGCGACGCTGCGCGGTCATGAGTTCCACTACTCCACCATCCTCGACCAGCCCGACGCGCCGCTGGCCGAGGTGCGGGATGCGAACGGCGACGTGGTGCCCGAGACCGGCTCCCGCCGCGGGCAGGCCACCGGCACCTTCTTCCACCTGATCGCCGAGGCGACGTCGTGA